Sequence from the Leptospira kmetyi serovar Malaysia str. Bejo-Iso9 genome:
CGCTCTCGGGGGCCTACGAGGACTTGAGTTTCAACTTTCTCACGCGAGACCGACTCGGGAAGAGACGATCGAAACCTTAAAGGATCTCGCGAAAACCGATCCGAATTATTTCGGAGCTTGGTCCGTTTTCGAACCGGGAAAATTCGATTCGAAAGATTCTCAATACGTCAACAAACAAGGTTATGACGGAACCGGAAGATTCATTCCTTACTTAAACAAGTCCGGCGGCCCGGATAAACCTCTGGTCTTAGAACCGGTCATCTATTACGAAAACCAGGATGCGAGCGGTTACTTTTACAACGTTCCGAAAAAAACGGGGATCGACTTTATCGCGGATCCGTTTGCGTATCCCGTTTCTGGAAAAGAAATTCTGATGATCTCCGTAGTGAAACCCGTGCGCAGAAACGGCGAAGTCGCGGGTGTAGTCGGTATGGACATCACGATGGAGAATATGCAGGAGATGTTGGCTCCGATTCGTCCGTATCAGGGAGAAGGTTATCTGAGTTTGATTTCGCCCGGAGGTTTTTACGCGGCGAACGGACAAAAACCCGAACTCGTCGGAAAGGAAATTCAAGATCCTGAATGGAAAAAACAAATTCTGGAAGGAAGTCAGAAGAAGGATATTCAGATCTACGAACGGGACGGTTCGACGCATTTCTTTTATTCCTTTTTTCTCGGAAGTTACGATAAGAAATGGATTTTGGAAGTCAGCGTTCCGGACAGCATCTTCTGGAAGAATTTATCCAAGATCATTATGGAAACGATCGCTTCTTCCCTGTTTACGATGATCATCATCGTAATCGTATTAAATCTAATATTCCAAAAATTGATTACGAACGGAATCAACTCCGCGATTTCTTTTTCGGAGGAGATTTCTTCCGGTAACTTAATCGTAGAAAACAAATACGAACGTTCGGACGAAGTGGGCAAGTTGCTTCTTTCCTTGGATCATATGAAGAATAATATCAAGAGAATCATTCTCGAGATCAAAGGTTCTTCCGAATCTCTGAATTCTACGTCCGATAAGATGGCGGAATCCTCGAAAAGTTTTTACGACGTCGCACAGGAACAGGCTTCCGCTTCGGAAGAATCTTCCGCGGCGATCGAAGAATTGGCGGCTTCGGCGGAGAACGTGGGCAAGTCCATGGACAAGGCCATTTCTCACATGAAGGACATCGACGGAAACGTGATTCTTTTGAAGGAACAGATCGCAAGAATCAACGAAGAGATGAAATCTCTCGCTTCTCTCGCCGGAGAATCGCAACAACAAGCGACCACCGGAGAAAGTTCCATGAATCAATCCACGAAAGCGATGGATGAGATCGGAGACAGCGCGTCTCGAATCAACGAGATTCTTTCCATCATCACCGATATTTCCGAAAAGACCAACTTACTCGCGTTAAACGCCGCGATCGAAGCGGCCCGCGCGGGGGAAGCCGGTAAAGGTTTTGCGGTCGTCGCGGAAGAAATTTCCAAACTCGCTTCTCAAACCTCCAACAGCGTTCAAGAGATCGGTCAACTCGTGGAATCCACGAACCGAGCCGTGATGAACGGAACGAGCAAGGTCAAGGAAGCGTCGAGTATTCTCGCGAAGTTAAGAAGTTCCGTGGATATGTTCGGAGTTTCGGCGAAGAACGTTTTGGATTCGGTCAACACTCAGGAAAAAAATACGGAGAAGATTCACCAGAGCGCGAGTTCTTTGATGAGTTTCAGTCTTCAGATCGAAGAGGCGGTTCAGGAACAAAAACGAGCTTCGGATGAAATCACAAAAACGATCGTGAGCATTTCGGAAGGAACTCAGGAGATTGCGAGCGGCGCGGACGATCTCACCGGTTTTTCCAAAAACATGCATACGCAGTCCGAAGGCCTTCTTCGTTTGATCAATAAGTTTAAGATATAGAACGCAATCTATCGAACGACCCGTAGGGAGTGAGATTGAGTTGTAGGAAGCGTTCTGCTGAGTTTAACGAGCGATCTGGAGACGACCCACCGAGTCTAAGAGCGAGCGAATCAACGAACAGTGGAGGTCGTGAACGATTCTTTGCGAAGCAAAGAATGGGGACGGGGGAGAATTTTGTGGGAGCTCCTACAAAAAGACGCCGAAAAATACTCTTGCAAATAGTATGATTTTCTGATATAGGAAGTTTGTTCGGAATTTTTCCCACAAGGCCCGCCTCCACCACCCGATTCCGGGCGGGGGCGCGTTTGTTTCACGATAAAGCCGTCGGAACTCCGACAAGATTCTCCGCAAAAAAAACTTGAAAACGCCGTCTAACGTTCCAGCTCCGCAAACAAACGATCCAAAAAATCCTTTTGTTTTTTGCATCGCGGTTCTTTGATTCCGTTTTTCATTTGAAAGACGACTTTCTCTCCTTCCAAAACCTCGAGATTCCAAACCTTCTTTTGCAAAACGGTATGAACATAGGACACGAACGAATCCGCAAAAAAATCGTCGCCGTTCGCCGCGGAATACAAGGTGGGGAAAGAAGTTTTTTCCAAAGGAGGATAAATGTTTTTCCAATTCGAAGCGAGATCGATCGGTCGGGAAGAATAGAATTTCAACTTCTTACGCATCGGAAAATCGGAATCAAAAACAGAATCGTTTTCAGTTTCCCAAACTCCATTCGAAAATTCGAATATACTAAAGTTCCTGTTTCGTTCCCGAAAGTCCGGAACTATCTTTTTCGAAACGCTCAAAACGTGACCGAATTCGTGTAACAAAATGTATTCGATCGCGGTTTCGATCGTATCGTTTTGATCCGGTTCGATTCTCACTCGAACTTGCGCCGCAACGCTCGGAGCAAAGGGAGAATTCTCCTTTTTCGAAATCCAAACGTTCGCTTTTTGAGTGAGCATTCCCGTATCCAAAAAAATCACACCCCCGAGCGCGTTTTCGTTTTCATAAACAAAACTGCTTAAGCCCGTCCCGCCCAAATTCTTACAAAGAATCACCCGAAACAAGGATCGATCGAGTAGGCGATTCACGGAAGCGGGAAGAGAATTCCTAACGGAGCGTAGGCGATTCTTCCAAGGTTCCAAATCGGTTTCGGCGACGGGAGAATCTTCAAAGCCGTCGATCCGATTCATTTCTTTTACGAAATCTAGTTCTTCGGAATCAAGAGAAGTCGCCCGAGTTTCCCAAGTTCCGGAAAGGGAATAACGTTTCGCTTGTGTGATGGGATGATCCGTAAAGAGCCGATAATACGGATTATTTCCCATTAGAGTTTGAGAAGGTTTGCAAAAACCAAGCCCTAAAAGGACGGATAAGATCCACAACTTTCGGAAATGTTTTTCCAAGACACAGACGGGCAATAATTGCATGGAAAGATTTTTCCGGATTCGGGAAAAAAAGTAAACTCCAATCCGATTTGTTTCGATTTTCAAAAAAAAGAGTTCTTCAAACGGAATGGTTTGCGCTAATCCGGGAGCCTCGTAAACTTGGACGACAAAATTCCCGGGGTGGGAAATTCAGAAACGATGAAGTTCTATTTCCTTTTGCCTGTGCTTTTGACCATCGGTCCGCTTCATTCCATGGAAACCAATCCTTGGAGTCTTTCCATTTTTGAAAGAATCATCAACCGAAAACACGTCTCTCATATCGTGATCGAAACGCGCGCGGATCATACGAGAGTCACACTTTTGTTAAACGAACGCTATCCTTATAATTATAAATCCAGATCGGGTTCCTTTTTTATACGAGTACACGACGAAAAGGAAGCCCTGGAAATTTCCGAAAAACTGGATCGCTATTTGGAGTCGGGTTGGAACCTAAAAATTTATCTTTCCGGATCGGAAATCACTCGGTATGACCTGGATAAAACAATTCAGTAAACTCAAATCCGGCTTCTTAAATCCCTTTACGTTTTTCGAAAGGGAATTCAATTACAGCGAAGCCGAGGCCTGGAAGGATCAGACGAGAATCGATCAGTCGTTTATACGACTCGCGTTTCTGCTTCATTTTACGATGTATCCGACTCTCGCAATACCCGAAGTCAGAAATTCGGAACGGGGAGTTCTTTATCTCGGAATCATCTTTCTTATCAACGTGATGAGTTTGGTTCTATCCTTTCAGGAAAAATTCTTATCCTGGGTGATCCAAATTTCGAACATCGTGATCATCTTTTTGATGATGAATCTTTTTCACGAATCCTTTTACCGTTTTCAGGATTTGGAAAGTCTTCAGATCTACAACAATTACTTTTTGCTAATATCGCTGATCGTAATATTCCAGATGTTCCGTTTGAAAAAGGGATCCTGTTTTCTTACGGGGGTCATCGCGATCTTTCTTCATATCTTTTTCGTTTCGATCAAACGAGTGGAACTCGGACTCGACGATTTCCCGAGAATTCTTTTTGTTCCCGACGTAGTCTACGGACTTTGTATCGTGATCGGAACTTCGTCCGTCATTATTGTTAAGCGACTGATTTCTATTTCTTCCGAACTCGATCTCGAATACAAATACATTCAACAGGATCTCACCGTCGCCAAACAGGTTCAGGAGAATCTTTTTCCCGGACGACTGAGCATCAAAGGGATTCGATACGAGGTGATGAGAATCACTCCGAATCATATCGGCGGAGATTTTTTCGACTTCGTTCAACTCCGGGAAGGAAACACGGGAATTTTTCTCACCGATATCGCGGGTCACGGAATCGCTTCCGCGCTTGTGGCTTCCATGGTGAAGATCATGGTTTCCACGATGCCTTATATTTTAAAAGTGCATCC
This genomic interval carries:
- a CDS encoding methyl-accepting chemotaxis protein, whose translation is MSIRFRISLYLALVLLAGSLAITTMNTITTYFKLSQDIKDSSSMVASRYAFEIQDFFDRALGGLRGLEFQLSHARPTREETIETLKDLAKTDPNYFGAWSVFEPGKFDSKDSQYVNKQGYDGTGRFIPYLNKSGGPDKPLVLEPVIYYENQDASGYFYNVPKKTGIDFIADPFAYPVSGKEILMISVVKPVRRNGEVAGVVGMDITMENMQEMLAPIRPYQGEGYLSLISPGGFYAANGQKPELVGKEIQDPEWKKQILEGSQKKDIQIYERDGSTHFFYSFFLGSYDKKWILEVSVPDSIFWKNLSKIIMETIASSLFTMIIIVIVLNLIFQKLITNGINSAISFSEEISSGNLIVENKYERSDEVGKLLLSLDHMKNNIKRIILEIKGSSESLNSTSDKMAESSKSFYDVAQEQASASEESSAAIEELAASAENVGKSMDKAISHMKDIDGNVILLKEQIARINEEMKSLASLAGESQQQATTGESSMNQSTKAMDEIGDSASRINEILSIITDISEKTNLLALNAAIEAARAGEAGKGFAVVAEEISKLASQTSNSVQEIGQLVESTNRAVMNGTSKVKEASSILAKLRSSVDMFGVSAKNVLDSVNTQEKNTEKIHQSASSLMSFSLQIEEAVQEQKRASDEITKTIVSISEGTQEIASGADDLTGFSKNMHTQSEGLLRLINKFKI
- a CDS encoding PP2C family protein-serine/threonine phosphatase → MTWIKQFSKLKSGFLNPFTFFEREFNYSEAEAWKDQTRIDQSFIRLAFLLHFTMYPTLAIPEVRNSERGVLYLGIIFLINVMSLVLSFQEKFLSWVIQISNIVIIFLMMNLFHESFYRFQDLESLQIYNNYFLLISLIVIFQMFRLKKGSCFLTGVIAIFLHIFFVSIKRVELGLDDFPRILFVPDVVYGLCIVIGTSSVIIVKRLISISSELDLEYKYIQQDLTVAKQVQENLFPGRLSIKGIRYEVMRITPNHIGGDFFDFVQLREGNTGIFLTDIAGHGIASALVASMVKIMVSTMPYILKVHPSRLMDYIDDSLQKQFQSYHASAIYMFLDFISKEVTFSNAGHPYLIHGSFTKEFHEVETEGAILGFGIKKPIAEQVKFPLVEQDRFFLYTDGLIENKNREGKLLGTEGLLEILNENRFEKDLGTFKAKVQKAVENFFGDVALEDDTLFLIVEVE